Proteins encoded within one genomic window of Triticum aestivum cultivar Chinese Spring chromosome 2D, IWGSC CS RefSeq v2.1, whole genome shotgun sequence:
- the LOC123052519 gene encoding probable xyloglucan endotransglucosylase/hydrolase protein 8, producing MGRPCVGALLACAAVAASCCGCFQFQGAAAAATPSFGDNFDITGAEDHVKTSPDGQTWYLSLDNKTGVGFQTKQKYLFGWFSMKLKLVGNDSAGVVTAYYMCSDLDAAPERDELDFEFLGNRTGEPYIIQTNVYRSGVGGREMRHSLWFDPTAEFHSYSILWNPKQIVFFVDKVPIREYRNSDKPNRFFPIMKPMYVFSSIWNADDWATRGGLEKTDWTKGPFVSSYSDFTADACAWATGPAPPACAAATGNSWWDQPPAWALDDGQRRDSGWVARNLVIYDYCDDRKRFPAVPEECALRTKTS from the exons ATGGGGCGTCCGTGCGTCGGCGCTCTCCTGGCGTGCGCCGCCGTTGCAGCTTCTTGCTGCGGCTGCTTCCAGTTCCAGggtgctgctgcggcggcgacccCGTCGTTCGGGGACAACTTCGACATCACCGGCGCCGAGGACCACGTCAAGACCTCCCCCGACGGCCAGACCTGGTACCTCTCCCTCGACAACAAGACGG GCGTTGGGTTCCAGACGAAGCAGAAGTACCTGTTCGGGTGGTTCAGCATGAAGCTCAAGCTCGTCGGGAACGACTCCGCCGGCGTCGTCACCGCCTACTAC atgTGCTCGGACCTGGACGCGGCGCCGGAGCGCGACGAGCTGGACTTCGAGTTCCTGGGCAACCGCACCGGCGAGCCGTACATCATCCAGACGAACGTGTACCGCAGCGGCGTAGGCGGGCGGGAGATGCGGCACTCGCTGTGGTTCGACCCCACCGCCGAGTTCCACAGCTACTCCATCCTCTGGAACCCCAAGCAGATCGT GTTTTTCGTGGACAAGGTGCCGATCAGGGAGTACCGCAACTCGGACAAGCCCAACAGGTTCTTCCCGATCATGAAGCCCATGTACGTCTTCTCCAGCATCTGGAACGCCGACGACTGGGCCACGCGCGGGGGGCTGGAGAAGACGGACTGGACCAAGGGGCCCTTCGTCTCCTCCTACAGCGACTTCACCGCCGACGCCTGCGCCTGGGCCACCGGCCCGGCCCCGCCGGCGTGCGCGGCCGCCACGGGGAACAGCTGGTGGGACCAGCCGCCGGCGTGGGCGCTCGACGACGGCCAGCGCCGGGACTCGGGCTGGGTGGCCAGGAACCTCGTGATATACGACTACTGCGACGACCGCAAGAGGTTCCCGGCCGTGCCGGAGGAGTGCGCGCTCAGGACCAAGACTAGCTAG
- the LOC123052520 gene encoding protein translation factor SUI1 homolog, producing the protein MSDLDVQIPTAFDPFAEANAGDAGAAAGSKDYVHVRIQQRNGRKSLTTVQGLKKEFSYSKILKDLKKEFCCNGTVVQDTELGQVIQLQGDQRKNVSNFLVQAGIVKKEHIKIHGF; encoded by the exons ATGTCTGATCTTGACGTTCAGATCCCAACTGCCTTTG ACCCCTTTGCCGAGGCGAATGCTGGGGACGCTGGTGCAGCTGCCGGATCAAAAGACTACGTTCATGTACGCATCCAGCAGCGTAATGGTCGCAAGAGCCTGACCACTGTCCAGGGCCTGAAGAAGGAGTTCAGCTACAGCAAGATCCTCAAAGACCTCAAGAAAGAGTTTTGCTGCAATGGTACAGTTGTCCAGGACACAGAACTTGGACAG GTCATTCAACTCCAGGGTGATCAGAGGAAGAACGTCTCAAACTTCCTTGTCCAG GCCGGCATTGTGAAGAAGGAACACATCAAGATTCATGGTTTCTGA